From Anopheles funestus chromosome 3RL, idAnoFuneDA-416_04, whole genome shotgun sequence, a single genomic window includes:
- the LOC125771288 gene encoding uncharacterized protein LOC125771288, whose translation MNSNYVKKCTEFLQNIPAHKPAATNIAAAGVAVAHTDPSHSAVPPQQPQSKTEPNDNRASKKASRRGRTAGGGFSVGKRPIWRHPGAGPVAGFGRPVERTHSPTHMDQQKFVRSCCPSRRPDTSQPGHGRVNCRWEEETRQHPLAHVPPTPPIGDMIADPIQEGRGDADNVNHPDGIGQTNVQTAEIPPTNVGGELATGQRNRPTEECQDRQPLSWSGILSKACPLPAVSERKDGANCVEDSPECPNCQLLQQNWQDERYRHAQESAQLTEQINYLQQQLRVDERLEQRMGETIKARYHSMEQDITKLKLAVDEKNTELGLINDLKRKLKETQSKLKRSEQERSEVEKRLMVAELENKKLELFLDAQALHLRKVKNELSHIHTLSIKQIEYLDEPSDALILDDASTARRRRHPSLHNYAPTVQSSECDTTTANASPIQSLVSLGTLSKDHHPVRRTGPRQSSSKSPRIVLEVATKRKSHSRSVTSTTYTMEESIPSLASDSDRDNAHSALRWKPSTSSCTVASCDDNGKHNECADHHRRAPEINRADHDDNRIRHRASASVSNYNAGRRKLTAARQPYDAVDDVVKWQRDNKKHHLTSRTTSKCDAADDGDKSSGHREEWVGRCTVTHDDHQQFVAELDENITLPVSPRPFQHNLSIAQLSEDDPDDSLTLAPLS comes from the exons ATGAACTCGAactatgtaaaaaaatgtaccgAGTTCTTGCAGAACATACCGGCCCACAAACCGGCCGCAACCAATATTGCTGCTGCCGGTGTTGCGGTTGCTCATACCGATCCGTCCCACTCCGCCGTCCCTCCGCAACAACCACAATCGAAGACCGAACCGAATGACAACAGAGCGAGTAAAAAAGCTTCCCGAAGGGGTCGCACGGCTGGCGGTGGTTTCAGTGTGGGCAAGCGCCCCATTTGGCGTCACCCTGGTGCCGGCCCTGTTGCCGGGTTTGGCCGCCCTGTGGAGCGTACCCATTCGCCAACGCACATGGACCAGCAGAAGTTCGTCAGGTCTTGCTGTCCTTCACGCCGTCCAGACACATCACAGCCCGGACATGGCCGGGTGAACTGCCGGTGGGAAGAGGAGACGCGGCAACATCCTCTAGCGCACGTTCCACCGACACCGCCCATCGGTGACATGATTGCGGACCCGATACAGGAAGGTCGTGGAGACGCAGATAACGTCAATCATCCGGATGGAATTGGACAGACGAACGTGCAAACGGCAGAGATACCGCCGACAAATGTGGGTGGCGAACTAGCGACGGGGCAACGCAATCGTCCGACGGAGGAATGTCAGGATCGTCAACCGCTGTCCTGGTCCGGGATACTGTCCAAGGCTTGTCCGCTTCCAGCTGTCAGCGAACGAAAG GATGGTGCAAATTGTGTGGAAGACAGCCCCGAATGCCC GAACTGTCAGCTGCTGCAGCAAAACTGGCAGGATGAGCGGTACCGGCACGCCCAGGAAAGCGCCCAGTTAACGGAGCAGATTAATTATCTGCAG caacaactgcGGGTGGACGAGCGGCTAGAGCAACGGATGGGCGAAACGATAAAAGCACGCTACCATAGCATGGAGCAAGATATTACGAAATTAAAGCTCGCGGTCGATGAGAAAAACACCGAGCTGGGTCTGATAAACGATCTAAAGCGTAAGCTAAAGGAAACGCAAAGCAAATTGAAGCGGAGCGAACAGGAGCGGAGTGAAGTGGAAAAGCGTCTAATGGTGGCGGAGCTGGAAAATAAGAAACTAGAG CTTTTCCTGGACGCTCAGGCTCTGCACTTACGCAAGGTGAAAAACGAGCTCAGCCACATTCACACACTTTCGATCAAGCAGATAGAATATCTGGACGAACCATCCGATGCGCTTATACTGGACGATGCAAGCACCGCACGTCGTCGGCGTCATCCATCGTTGCATAATTATGCACCGACCGTACAGTCCTCCGAGTGTGATACAACCACCGCGAATGCAAGTCCCATCCAATCACTGGTTTCCCTTGGGACACTCTCGAAAGATCATCACCCAGTACGGCGAACCGGTCCCAGGCAGTCATCTTCGAAATCTCCCCGAATCGTACTCGAGGTGGCCACGAAACGAAAATCTCATTCCCGGTCGGTGACCAGCACCACCTACACGATGGAGGAATCAATACCTTCGTTAGCGTCGGATTCGGATCGAGATAATGCGCACAGTGCGCTGCGGTGGAAACCATCCACATCGTCCTGCACCGTGGCATCGTGCGATGACAATGGGAAACATAACGAATGTGCGGACCACCACCGCCGAGCACCAGAAATCAATCGTGCCGATCACGATGACAACCGCATCCGTCACCGGGCGAGTGCAAGCGTTTCGAATTACAACGCCGGGCGCCGGAAGTTGACCGCGGCCAGGCAACCGTACGACGCCGTGGACGATGTCGTCAAATGGCAGCGCGATAATAAAAAACACCATCTCACTTCTCGCACCACATCGAAATGCGATGCAGCGGATGACGGCGATAAATCGAGCGGCCATCGGGAGGAATGGGTCGGTCGGTGCACGGTAACACACGATGACCATCAGCAATTCGTCGCCGAACTCGATG